A window of the Streptomyces albireticuli genome harbors these coding sequences:
- a CDS encoding 2OG-Fe dioxygenase family protein, which yields MTSSPLRARHLPDAPPAIRGATHRPPFVHFGPGPLTDALAPVPEGDVAGFLASWDDLPGDAHLGTDTPYRFRRYGKFRLRSRRLEQLPHAAFFQDASVNRVNGGVERLFAPLHPPVATGEPLRRIVLALRDRLPGPGKGIDTCGVHQIRVVATVNAEGHPAPEGVHRDGHCYVAQVLIRRQDVRGAESCLYDLERRPVHRAVLTAPLETIVLDDRRVLHGVSPVRPTAGAVTGLRDMLLVDFFGGP from the coding sequence ATGACCTCAAGTCCACTGCGCGCGCGGCACCTGCCCGACGCGCCCCCGGCGATACGCGGTGCCACGCACCGGCCGCCCTTCGTCCACTTCGGCCCCGGCCCGCTGACGGACGCCCTGGCGCCGGTCCCCGAGGGGGACGTGGCGGGGTTCCTCGCCTCCTGGGACGACCTGCCGGGCGACGCGCACCTGGGTACGGACACGCCCTACCGCTTCCGCCGGTACGGGAAGTTCCGCCTCCGGTCACGGCGGCTGGAGCAACTCCCCCACGCCGCCTTCTTCCAGGACGCGTCGGTGAACCGGGTGAACGGCGGCGTCGAGCGGCTCTTCGCCCCGCTCCACCCGCCCGTGGCGACGGGCGAGCCGCTGCGCCGGATCGTCCTCGCCCTCCGGGACCGGCTGCCCGGCCCGGGCAAGGGCATCGACACCTGCGGCGTCCACCAGATCCGCGTCGTCGCGACCGTCAACGCCGAGGGGCACCCCGCGCCGGAGGGCGTCCACCGGGACGGGCACTGTTACGTGGCGCAGGTGCTGATCCGCCGCCAGGACGTGCGCGGCGCGGAGTCCTGCCTCTACGACCTGGAGCGGCGCCCCGTCCACCGGGCCGTGCTCACCGCGCCCCTGGAGACGATCGTCCTCGACGACCGCCGGGTCCTGCACGGCGTCTCCCCGGTCCGGCCCACCGCGGGAGCCGTGACGGGCCTGCGGGACATGCTGCTGGTCGACTTCTTCGGCGGCCCCTGA
- a CDS encoding MetQ/NlpA family ABC transporter substrate-binding protein — protein MTLPLPRRRVLAATTAAALALLLSACGLSDSGGGNQVRIGVSGADEEWDVLAEEAKKEGIDVKIVTFDDYQLPNRALADGDIELNAFQHLAFLSQFNARNHTGIVPVASTSVAPMGLYSLKHEKTDEIPDGARIAIPNDPSNQGRALLVLQAAKLIELKEKAGIYGTPEDISANPRHLKITPVDAQQTPRSLKDTAASVINAGVAELAGYKPEQAIFHDDPESAAARPYVNVIAADGKDKDSENVRKVVELYRTKKVQEAVAKSAHGARYVLDIPRAELERELDRLTKQGKG, from the coding sequence ATGACACTCCCCCTCCCCCGCCGACGCGTCCTGGCGGCGACCACCGCCGCCGCCCTCGCCCTGCTGCTGTCGGCCTGCGGCCTGTCGGACTCCGGCGGCGGGAACCAGGTGCGGATCGGTGTCAGCGGTGCGGACGAGGAGTGGGACGTGCTCGCCGAGGAGGCGAAGAAGGAGGGCATCGACGTCAAGATCGTCACCTTCGACGACTACCAGCTGCCCAACAGGGCGCTCGCCGACGGCGACATCGAGCTCAACGCCTTCCAGCACCTCGCCTTCCTCAGCCAGTTCAACGCGCGCAACCACACCGGGATCGTGCCGGTCGCCTCCACCTCGGTGGCGCCGATGGGCCTGTACTCGCTCAAGCACGAGAAGACCGACGAGATCCCCGACGGGGCCCGGATCGCGATCCCCAACGACCCGTCCAACCAGGGCCGGGCGCTGCTGGTGCTCCAGGCCGCCAAGCTGATCGAGCTCAAGGAGAAGGCGGGCATCTACGGCACCCCCGAGGACATCAGCGCCAACCCCAGGCATCTGAAGATCACCCCGGTCGACGCCCAGCAGACCCCGCGCAGCCTCAAGGACACCGCCGCCTCCGTCATCAACGCGGGCGTCGCCGAACTGGCCGGCTACAAGCCGGAGCAGGCGATCTTCCACGACGACCCGGAGAGCGCGGCCGCCCGGCCGTACGTCAACGTCATCGCCGCCGACGGCAAGGACAAGGACTCCGAGAACGTCCGCAAGGTCGTCGAGCTCTACCGCACGAAGAAGGTCCAGGAGGCCGTGGCGAAGTCCGCGCACGGGGCCCGCTATGTCCTCGACATCCCGCGGGCCGAGCTGGAGCGGGAGCTCGACCGGCTGACGAAGCAGGGGAAGGGCTGA
- a CDS encoding methionine ABC transporter permease, with product MSVDWNEFWVKVVDATGETVYMVLITLALSAVLGMAVGLALYATRKGGVLPNRVVFAVLNVLINVIRPVPFIIAIVALSPVTRSVVGTMIGTEAAIFPMVVVATFGVARIVETNLLAVDTGVIEAARSMGASPLRIVLTVLVPEALGPLVLGFTFMLVALIDFSAVAGTVGGGGVGNLAMTYGYLRFDTSVMVVTVAVLIVLVQIAQLLGNLLARKILRR from the coding sequence ATGAGCGTCGACTGGAACGAGTTCTGGGTAAAGGTCGTCGACGCCACCGGCGAGACCGTCTACATGGTGCTGATCACGCTGGCGCTGTCGGCGGTGCTGGGCATGGCCGTCGGCCTCGCCCTCTACGCCACCCGCAAGGGCGGCGTCCTGCCCAACCGCGTGGTGTTCGCGGTGCTCAACGTGCTGATCAACGTCATCCGGCCGGTCCCGTTCATCATCGCGATCGTCGCCCTGTCACCGGTGACGCGGAGCGTGGTGGGCACGATGATCGGCACCGAGGCGGCGATCTTCCCCATGGTGGTGGTCGCGACCTTCGGCGTCGCCCGGATCGTGGAGACGAATCTCCTCGCCGTGGACACCGGTGTCATCGAGGCGGCCCGGTCGATGGGCGCGAGCCCGCTGCGCATCGTGCTGACCGTGCTGGTCCCGGAGGCGCTCGGGCCGCTGGTCCTCGGCTTCACCTTCATGCTCGTCGCCCTGATCGACTTCTCGGCGGTGGCCGGGACCGTCGGCGGCGGCGGGGTGGGCAACCTCGCGATGACGTACGGCTATCTGCGTTTCGACACCTCGGTGATGGTGGTGACCGTGGCGGTGCTGATCGTCCTCGTGCAGATCGCCCAGCTGCTGGGGAACCTGCTGGCCCGCAAGATCCTGCGCCGGTGA
- a CDS encoding methionine ABC transporter ATP-binding protein, with protein MIELRHVTKTFPAGGGDRGSVFRAVDDVSLTVERGSVFGIVGHSGAGKSTLLRVINYLEEPTSGSVLVDGEDLGALGERRRRAVRQSIGMVFQQFHLFRSRTVLGNVAYPLRLAGHPRREVREQAAEALRFVGLEDHARRYPEQLSGGQRQRVGIARALATSPKVLLCDEATSALDPQTTGEVLDLLKRVNAELGVTIVLITHEMDVVRGICDRVAVMADGRVVESGGVYDVFARPRHPVTRSFVRSALHDVPEGAALERLRSRHTGRLVTVPVTRDGADGSGLSRLLRRYELDFTIAHAGVGEVQDLPLGSVTLELRGTDDAIDAFLGELAGAREAAVA; from the coding sequence GTGATCGAACTCCGTCACGTCACCAAGACCTTCCCCGCCGGGGGCGGCGACCGCGGCTCCGTGTTCCGGGCGGTGGACGACGTCTCCCTGACCGTCGAGCGGGGCAGCGTCTTCGGCATCGTCGGGCACAGCGGCGCCGGCAAGAGCACCCTGCTGCGCGTCATCAACTACTTGGAGGAGCCCACTTCCGGCAGCGTCCTCGTCGACGGAGAGGACCTCGGCGCGCTCGGCGAGCGGCGGCGGCGCGCCGTCCGGCAGTCGATCGGGATGGTCTTCCAGCAGTTCCACCTCTTCCGCTCCCGCACCGTCCTGGGCAATGTCGCCTACCCGCTCAGGCTGGCCGGGCACCCCCGTCGGGAGGTGCGCGAGCAGGCCGCCGAGGCCCTGCGGTTCGTCGGCCTGGAGGACCACGCGCGCCGCTACCCCGAGCAGCTCTCCGGCGGCCAGCGCCAGCGCGTCGGCATCGCGCGGGCGCTCGCCACCTCCCCGAAGGTCCTGCTGTGCGACGAGGCGACGTCCGCGCTCGACCCGCAGACCACCGGGGAGGTGCTGGACCTGCTCAAGCGGGTCAACGCGGAGCTCGGCGTCACGATCGTTCTGATCACCCATGAGATGGACGTGGTGCGCGGCATCTGCGACCGGGTGGCCGTCATGGCCGACGGCCGGGTGGTGGAGAGCGGCGGCGTCTACGACGTCTTCGCCCGCCCCCGGCACCCCGTCACCCGTTCCTTCGTCCGCTCCGCCCTCCACGACGTGCCGGAGGGCGCGGCCCTGGAGCGGCTGCGCTCCCGGCACACCGGGCGGCTGGTCACCGTGCCCGTCACCCGGGACGGCGCGGACGGGTCCGGCCTGTCGCGGCTGCTGCGCCGGTACGAGCTGGACTTCACGATCGCGCACGCCGGTGTCGGCGAGGTGCAGGACCTCCCGCTGGGCAGCGTGACCCTCGAACTCCGGGGCACGGACGACGCGATCGACGCGTTCCTCGGCGAGCTGGCCGGCGCCCGAGAGGCGGCCGTGGCATGA